The sequence aacagcctggtactggcacaagaagagacatatagaccaatggaatataatagagaatccagatattgacccaaaccactatgctcaattaatatttgacaaaggagtcatgaacataaaatggagccaagacagtctcttcaataaatggtgttgggaaaattggaaatatacatgcaaaaaaatgaaactagatcaccagcttacaccatacacaaaaataaactcaaaatggatacaggacttaaacataagatgggaaaccatgaaaatactagaggaatccacaggcagcaaaatctcagacatatgccgcaagaacttcttcactgatactgctcttagggcaatggaagctaaagagaaaataaacaaataggactacatcaaaataaaaagctttttcacagcaaaagaaaccatcagcaaaacaacaagaaaccccactgtatgggagaacatatttgcaaatgtattgggctcactgataaagttttaatctccaatatctacaggcagcttatacaacttaataaaaggaagataaatgatccaattaaaaaatgggcaacgggcctaaatagaatcttttcgaaagaagacagaaggaaggccaagagacatatgaaaatatgctcaaagtcactaattatccgagagatgcaaatcaaaacgacaatatggtaccatctcacacctgtcagaatggctatcatcaacaaatcaacaaatgacaagttttggcgaggatgcggagaaaaagaaaccctcgtgcactgctagtgggaatgcagactggtgcagccactgtgtagaacagtatggagtttcctcaaaaaactaaaatggaactcccatttgacccagtaatcccactcctaggattatatcctaagaaactggaaacaccaatcagaatggatatatgcacccctatgttcatagcagcacaatttacaacaggtaagatttggaaacagcttatgtggccatcagcagatgagtggatcagaaaactgtggtacatctacacaatggaatactatgctgccataaaaagaaggaattcttaccatttgcagcaacctggatggaactggagaacattatgctaagtgaaataagccagtaaatgaaagaaaaataccccatgatctcactcatttatggataataaagaacattataaactgatgaacaaaaagatagatacagagacagtaaagcatcaaacagactgtcaaagtacagtgggaaagttagggagaggtgggggagatcagagatcaaccaaaggacttgtatgcatacatataagcataaccaatgaacgcaaaacactggggggtgagggcatgtgttggaatggggtggtgggggcaatggtaagatatgtacacatataataccttaattaaaaaataaaaaaatttaaaaagccattgatttttcagTCATTCTTTAGCCAAATGTGGCCACATGATCAACTTCCAGCtaatgaaattaaaagtaaaactgtGTGGAATTTCCCTAAAGCCTCCTTAAAGAGAACTGACAAAACTGGGAGAATTGTCCATTTTACTCTTCCATCTACTTTCTTCATCTGGCCGTTTGGAATATAGACAAGATGGCTGGAGCCCCAGAAGCTACCTTGGATGCAAGGTAAGCTGAGGATGGAAGCCATACCTGGAGAATGGTGGCTTACATAGAGAATGGTGGTAACAAAAAGATAGAAGGAGCCTGAGTAGTGATAACTTCATGGATCTGAGTTGATACTGCATACTTCAATTTTTCTCTGATAGTTCCatctctttgttttatattttgtgagGTTTTTTCTACTTAAATTTCCAATAACTAATTCCTTCTTTAGACACACACATTCTATCATTCGGGAGTTTTGCTGAATTTTCAATTTTAGCAGTCAAGTTTTAATATCCGAAGATACTTTCTTATTATCTGATTTTGGATTCAATATTATAACAggccccttttcttcctcttcttcagctCTGCTCCAGGTGGACATtggacattatatatatatatatatatatatatatatatatatatatatataatcactggATAGAATTAAAAGCTAAAGTACCAAAGGATACTACGAATTTCAGATCTCAACTTCCAAATTACTATATGATACTCTACCTCTGGGAGTTACTTGAGAATTAATTGAGTTGCTGAGTTAATACTTGTGTTACATTCACtgataaagatttttattaaagaatCCATTAgtagaaaataaacttaaatatccATTCAATCGTCCCTCAGATTACTTTAGGTTTTAGTTTTAAGAATGTGAACTGATAAACAGTTatcaaataaaaaccaaatagCCATTTACCATTCTAGCTAAGAAAAtgacaaactttttctgtaaaggaccaatattaaatatttatgggTTTGTGGGCCATCTGACCTCTGCCACAATTACTCTGTCACtatagtgtgaaagcagccatagacaatatataaatgaatgtcTATGGTttccaataaaaatttacttCTGAACACTAACATTGGAATTTCATATACTTTTCAAGTGTCCTGAAAtattattcttccatttatttgttttaatcatttaaaaatgtaaataataccctagccagtttgtttcagtggatatagcatcaacctgcagaccaaagggtcctgagtttgattaaGGTCAATGGCACgtaactcggttgcaggctcctcccctgcccaggcgcTGGTCGGGGCTCGCTCAAGAGGCAACCacccaatgtgtttctctcacatcaatgtttctctctgtctttccctctctcttccactctccctaaaaatcaatgaaaaaatatccttgggtgaagattaacaacaccaacaaaaaattgtaaataaCATTCTAGCCAGATGGCCAAACAAATTCAGGTATCAGGCTGGCCATAGTTTGTCTGctggccatagtttgctgacctctaTTCTAGCTATCATCTTCAATGCCTGTTTTGGCCAGATAAATCCTGGagtgtttatttctcttttcttcttcttcttcttcttcttcttcttcttcttcttcttcttcttcttcttcttcttcttcttcttcttcattaatcctcaccagaggatattttcccattgatttttagggagagtggaagagaaaaggaaagacagagagaaacattgatgtgagagaaacacatagattggttgccttctgcaggagTTCCAACCAgggaccaggctggggaggagcctgcaactgaggtaaatgcccttgaccagaatcaaggtCCCtgccctttagtccacaggccaatgctctatccaattagccaaactggctagggcagctcttttcttctttcacctGAATTTCgccatcaactaatgaatgttTGGGAAGGGATCATAGTTGTTTCCTTTCTGTTATTTCCTATCTATTCAGCCTCATTTTGGCCAATTTGCATACACATTAAAAGTCTCTAgatcagcagttctcaacctgtgggtcgcgacccctttggggatcgaatgaccctttcacaggggtcacctaagaaCATCGGAAAACACATATCTCCGATGGTCTTAAGAACCGAGACACCGCTCCTCTATCCGTCTCCAGGAGGGTCCGCCCACATGCAGATATGCCCATACGAGTACCCGGCGTGATGACATCATTGCACCAACCCAATCACATACACCCCGTACAAATACAGGTGTATGTGACAGGGTTGGCGCCATAATGTACTTATGTGGACCGTCACACATGTGTAGAGAGCAGCTATTgtgtagagagcagctactgtgtagaaggcagctgctGTGTTGAAAGCAGTTACTCTGTTAAAAGCAGCTACTGTGTTGAGAGCAGCAGTATTGGAGATAAAACGAcacttcatgaattataattactGGGTGAATGTAAAATCATGTACTGTAAAATCAtcaactactgcaaaaaaaaagatatctgtaCCATGAGAACTTAATCTAGATGCTGATCGATCTTTTTATATTCAGCTGTGGTTGATGTGAATACTGCCCCCTTGTGAAAGTAACAGGTATGTACAAAAAACAATAAGAGAATGGTGAATCATAGGAAACTTTAATGAACTGTATTGACTGAACTATGCCATGTATCATCTTTTGTATTATTCAagctattgttatatattattttcattagcaaacTATCCCATGACAATGGATCTTGTAGAGAAGAACATTAAGAAAATATAGTGATGATTTTTTACAGTATGGTTTTACCTCAATAATTACAACAGGAATTGAGAAACAGCAATGTGTTATTTGTTGTGAAGTTCGATCAGCCGAATCTATGACGCCGAAGAAACTAAAATGCCATTTTGATAGCAAGCATCTGAGCTTTTCCAGCAAGGATACCAACTATTTTAGAAGCAAGAAAGCCAGACTTGACACTGGTGGCAAGTACCACAAACAAAATGTAGCAGCCATTGAAGCTTCATATTTGGTGGCACTCAGAATTGCCAGAGCTATGAAACCTCACACCATTGCTGAGGATTTACTGCTGCCAGCGGCCAAAGACATTGTTCAAGTTATGATTGGAGATGAATTTGTTATGAAATTGAGTGCAATTTCCTTATCTAACAACACTGTCCGCAGAAGAATAGATGACATGTCTGCTGATATTCTTGATCAGGTAATCCAGGAAATTAAATCTGCTCCACTTCCAATATTTATTATTCAGCTTGATGAATCTACAGATGTTGCAAACTGTTCACAGTTACTGGTTTATGTGAGGTATATTAATGATGGCGACTTTaaagatgagtttcttttttgTAAACCTCTTGAAACGACAACTACTGCACGTGATGTATTTGACACAGTTGGTTCATTTCTGAAAAAGCATAAGATCTCTTGGGAAAAGGTTTGTGGTGTTTGCACAGATGGTGCTCCAGCTATGCTAGGATGTTGATCTGGATTTCAATGTTTGGTACTGAATGAGTCACCAAAAGTCATCGGAACTCACTGTATGATTCATCGGCAAATATTAGCAATGAAGACACTGCGACAAGAGTTACAAGAAGTAATGAAAAACCTCATAAGTTCTGTCAATTTTGTAAAGGCGAGCACTTTAAACAGTCAACTGTTTTTGCAACTGTGCAATGAGTTGGATGCGCTGAACAATGTTCTGCTATTTCACACTGAAGTGAGATGGTTGTCAAGAGGAAAAGTTTTAAACCGTGTTTTTGAGCTTCGTGATGAACTCAAAacgttttttaatcagaaagcaaGACCACAGTTCGAAGCACTTTTCAGTGATAAAAGTGAACTGCAGAAAATAGCTTACTTGGTTGACATCTTTGCCATCTTGAATGAATTAAATTTATCACTGCAAGGACCAAATGCAACATGCCTTgatttgtctgaaaagatccgatcattgcaaatgaaacttcagctttggcaaaaaaaaattagatgaaaataaaatttacatgttgcctaccttatctgctttctttgaggaacatgacattgaaccagacaaaaggattacaatgataatttctgtgaaagaacaCTTGCACATGCTTGCAGACGAAATGTCATCATACTTTCCAAATCTACCTGACACCCCATTTGCACTTGCCAGAAGCCCATTCACAGTCAAAGTTGAAGATGATCCTGAGACACCACAAGAGGAATTCATTGAACTTAACAGCGATGCAGTGAGAACTGATTTCTCTACAATGCCAGTTACAAAATTCTGGATCAAGTGTTTGCAGTCATATCCTGTTCTGTCTGAGACTGTGTTGCGccttcttcttccatttccaacaACATATCTTTGTGAAACAGGGTTATCCAGCTTGTTGGTTATCAAGTCTAAATACAGAAGTAGACTTGTGGAAGATGATCTTCGCTGTGCTCTTGCAAAGACTGCCCAGAGAATTTCTGATCTGGTGAGAAAGAAGCAATCTCAAGCTTCACAGAGACGTTAGCTTTTCATGCATACTGTGGCAAAATGTAGCAATGTAGTTTACTGTTGTTATATTAAGACTGTTACCCATGCTGCACCATGcttcaagacaaaatttcatttatttgtaattagaaataaatatttcacaatatataattacatattgtttttgtgattaatcactatgctttaattatgttcaatttataacaatgaaaatacatcctgcatatcagatatttacattatgattcataacagtagcaaaattacagttatgaagtagcaacaaaaataattttatggttggggggtcacgacaacatgaggaactgtattaaagggtcgcggcattaagaaggttgagaaccactgctctagatggaTCCCAGCATTGTTGCTTTACTTTGACTCTCTTTTTCCTCATGGTTCTACTTTTAACCCAACAATGAtgtaaactacacacacacacacacacacacacacacacacacacacacacagggtagTGGGGTAATAGAGAGACTGATATATTGAGATAAAcatcttttcttatttctctgaGAAACTGGTGTGGCTAGGTCCAttaacattttgaattttaatgcTCAGACAAATGAATAAAGCCAGTCTCTTTACAAGGAAGGACACCAGTATGTCCTAATCCCAGAACtgtgaatttttaaagtaaaaaagtatTAGAATATTCATTCATGTAGATCATGCTATTTGATGGAACTTAGTTAATGTTCATGTTGGGCTTCAAACCAGAAACATTTGTCTTCAGAGCATGGGTCCTGGCATTTGTGGACTGAGAATTCTAATCCATCATTGCACTGATTCCCTTAGCCACCTGGACTTTAGTTTTCTGGTTTTACTTTTCTGAAATAAGGccagataaaatataataataaatataatgataatgataagcAAACTTCCCTAGCCAGAGTTCTTGAGAAAATGCGGAGAAGGTGTGTAAACTTcaccaaaatattttccaaagcacATTGTTTCTTTACACCTCCATCTTGTATCCTATTTGCATAAGAATAAATAATCCAATGTAAATATTGTTTATTGTCTAAACAACAGGACATTTTATATAAGAGTTCagccttattttctttttgatgtaTTCTTACTAGAATAGAATTAAGGTAAATCTGTGGAGAAAGCAGACACAGTTGCTTCAGGCTGGGCCACATTACTGGGGTCACCATGAGTTCCAGCGTCTGGTCCTCAGCttaacaaaatcagaaacttGATTTTTATGTCATTCACACTTCAGGGGACTGAGTCATGTTAACCAAATTTACAGGAAACTAACTGATTAAATGGGAAGCCAATTGATTAATTTATACTGAAAAATAGAACTGCCAGCCAGCTAGTGCGTTctctgccagaaaaaaaaaaaagataacttggGAAACCAAATTAAAGTCTAAAGGCTATTTGAAGTCTACAGAAGTCAGGACAAGAGTTGTTATATGGATTCAAAGTGGTAGACATTTCCAGCAGATCCCTGGGTTTATGTTGACTGATCAGGAACTCTCTTTTGTGGTCATTGCTAGAAAGACATTGACTATGTCATACCCTGCAGCACTCCTTTTTCAAGTCTCTAAGAAAAGCATGTGACAAGAAACATAGCCCAGAACACACAATATTCTGCTGCCACCACTTAATGGGCCAAATATTTCCATATCAAAGTCCAGTCATCTTTCCCTAAACTGTTTTTCCTATAATCTTGGACtgttctctaaatattttttcccttttgatctAACTGAAACTCAGCTTGCCCCTGAGAATATCTTTTCCTCATGGCCTTAAGTgtggctattttctttttcttttttattgtttaaagtattacatatgtttccttttgccCTAttgacatcccccacccccgtctaCCACTATCCCCCAgaaaatgccctcacccccctagtgtctgtgtctattggttatgcttttatatgcatgcatacaagtcctttggttgatctcttaccacccccaccccctggccttcccactgaagtttgacagtctacTCCTTATACTACTGGATCTGGAGGTAGAATAGGTCTTTCCATTGCCTTTTCCAGACCTTTCTTTCCTCTACCAAAATACTTTCATTTTGAATCTCATATCATCAGACAAAAATACTTACTATGCCTTCCTTGTTGCATTGATCCTATAACCTTTTCATTATTTCGTATCCCACATACAGTAGTTTTCACTTCTTTCAGTACCCAGCCTAGAGTCCATGGTCAATCATTATAACTTCTCTTTTGTATATACCCATGACTCCCTTGCCCTTGTCCTGCTTTATCCTATCCATCTGGCAAAGTCTCCACTCTATTTTAATCAGATTTCCTGCCTCCTTTCAATCTGCATCTGGGCAGCTAAACATGTCTGGGGGAAACACATGAAATGCCTACTGGTCTCACTTTAATTTTATGACCACTGTCCTCAAGTGGACTCTTAATGCTACTCGGTAATTTCCTTAAATTTACCCACTCATTCACTCTTCCATTCATCTAAACAAATAATGCCTTACTTCCTTTCCCAACCCCCAGTAGTTCTCTTATCCTTCTTCTTATCCTTATTTATTTCACTAGGAAGTAACAGCAATCAGGTGAGAAGTTGTTTCTCATATTCCCACCACCAGCTGACTCCATCTGTATACACACACTACCATCCTCCCTGTTACTATAGatgaactctctgtgcttctagCTAAGGCAAACCACTCCATTTGTTCACTCAACCCCATTTCAATTCACCTACTTAATCTTATCTCTATTGTACATCATAATTATTTCCGTCTTTACTGGATCATTACATCAGCAtttcaaacatgtttttatttctcccttcttaaaaaatgtttttaatcttaCTCTACAATTActatttctcttttcaattttatataaaaaaactaCACAATTGTATTGCCCATACTCATCATATTCAATTCCTCTCCTCCAATTTCCTCTTAAATCAATTCCAAACAAGCTTTTACCCTCACCACCTCACTAAAACTTCCCTTGTGAAGGTGACCAATGACCTTCACCTTGCTGACTCCAATGGTCACCTCTCAGTGCCAATTGTACTTGATTTATCAGAAGCATTTAACCCTCTATACCACTTTTTCCTTCTGAAAATACTAGCTTTGGTTGGCCTCCATACTCTTCTGGTCCTCTTCCAcctcactgccctctccttctcaTTCTCAGTGGCTGTTTCATCTCCATCTCCCTCACTTTGCAGTGTTGGAATTCCCGGGGGACGGGGTCATTCcttgatcaaagtcactaataatcagaaaaatgcaaattaaaactacaatgagatatcacctcatacctgtcagaatggctatcatcaaaaaaccaacaaacaacaaatgctggctggcgaggatgtggagaaaaaggaacactagttcactgctggtgggaatgcagactggtgcaaccattatggaaaagagtatggagttttctcaaaaaattaaaaatgggactcccatttgacccagcgaccccacttctggaaatatatccttaaaaccccaaaaaaacaatcagaaagaatatatgcaaccttATATTCATACCACCATTATTTatgatagctaatatttggaaacagccccaagttcccatcagcagaagaattgataaaaaaaaaaaaaaagctgtgggacatttatacaATGTAATGCTATGTAGTTGTGAAaaaagggatctcttaccctttgggacagcatggatgaacctggagaatattatgctaagcaaaataagccaatctgagaaagacaaatattacatgttctcacttatttgtggTATCTAATGAGCacaatgaattgaccaacaaaagaAGACTGGAAGCATGaaggcatggaacaaactgacataccttgatgtggggatggggggaagagaaaagataaaacaaagaacttatatatttactagggccccagtgcatgaattcgtgtgccttgaaaggaactgtgggccgcaaggctgcggtgggcacaaaggtgggtctcggcccatcctcttcaccccagccaggcccctcctgctgtgaccgccagtcccctgtctgctggcagccctgctctcatgcactgatggcgccagccccacttgcacccgctgacggcacagAGCTATCAGGGCTAGTGCTGGGTGCCAGTAGCAGGTGCGAGTTCCTGGTGGGACCATGGcttgcaggagcaaagaattttcagtaaccaccagaggcttgccccaatgacagcgactgctGCCCCACCAtagtctggtgcccccactcacctgttccaccatcctgctgcagctgatgccctccatgttctgcCACCTGCTGATGATGACCGCCATATtccgtgcatgccccctggtggtcagcacacatcatagcgaccagttgtttggttgttcagttgttctgctggttggtctatttgcatattagggttttatagatatagatatgcatagcccatggacatgggcagtagggtggtgaagacctggaagGGGATGTAGGGGAtgggaggaaaatgggggacatctgtaatactatcaacaataaaaaaatattttttttaaaaaagaatcaaaagggAATGTagccctgctgacatcttgattttacAGCCCAGTGAGACACAGGTTAGACTTCTAACCTGCAGAAttagaagataataaatttgtgtagTTTTAAAACACTAAGTTTGGGGTCATTTGTCATGGCACAAGTAGGAAACTAAACATATATAATCTATAGTCATTACTATAACCCAGAAAGGTAGGTATCATCTTTactttatagaagaaaaaactAAGCTTCACAAAAACTGAGATTGCATAGCAAGTAAGGGACAGAGCTGGGGCTCAAACAAAGTTCTGGCTCTTCATTTTATGCTCTATTATCAAATGTGGCCTTTCTGGTTAGTATCCAAGGCTTAGCCCACAAAACCCAATTTAACCCATAATATAGCCAAATATTATATGTTTAcaagtgttaaaaaataaattttgaaaacaaaagtgAATCTGGTGCAACCTTTAATTTGAAACAtcaaaaagtttattttgaagaggcatatttaaatacttttaaagacaCATATGCATCAGTTCTCCACCATGTTCTAATACcagcaaataaaatattatatacttgCATAGTGTTTGTTTATATTGAAGATTGTTTaaggtaaataaaatttaattaagaaaaataaagaggtagAGACTTTTGTTGAAAAGCTAAAGGTAACTTTGGGCCATTTTCCAGGGTTTTAGAGATTGAGGGcactggtttttgttgttgttgttttatattgttttaatgtCTAATTTTACTTCAAAGCTTATGGATATAGATGCATCACTAGCAGTGTTCTTACCGAGCCTTGATCAGGATTGTTTTCAGCTCACAAAAGAACATTGCTTTCACTcagaaacaaccaaaaaaattgCCCCAAGCCTCAAAGCAAAATTTCATAATCCATTTTGTTTACTCTCTATTTCCTAGTttctgggttgttgttgttttttgtttgtttgtttgtgtttttttttttttactttttttttgtcttgggttgtgttttttctttctctgcttagGGTATGGGTATATGTATTTGGAATTGACAAAGTACCTTCTTTTCCATTAACTCAGTTTCATTTTGCTGTTCTCAAAAACTCTTTGAAGCAGACAAAACAGATATtacaattcatattttaaagataaggaaaccaaAACTCAGAGAGATGGAGCTGGGATGCAAATCCAAGAGCGTCTGAGTCGATGTTGAGTTCTGTTTTCATCACAGCCTGATATTTCAATCCCAAATGTGGAGCACTGGCACCTAGTTGAGGAAGATGTTGTGCCCAAGAGggaaaattttaaggaaaaaaaaacaggagaacaATTATGTTGTTGTTCCTataaagagagatggaaagagggaGAATAAAGACAGTGCTTTTGGGGTCTGGGGCTGAGTGCATGGGTCAATCATCTCCAGCCCTATGGATGGTAGATGGGGCAGACAGGGGTCCAATGTGATGGGAAGGAAATGAGATTCACATTTTGCAGCATTAGAGAGTAAAGTTGAAGGTAGGAAGGCCATTTATATATAAGGAATGTTCATAATTTGGTAGTTTATAAGTCTGAGGAAATCCTGAAGCAAACTTTATACAAGCTATGTAAATCTCAAATCTGATTCTAACTGATCTCCCTAGTTTTACCTTATAGTCCATCTTTCCTTCCAATGCCAATTTCCTTGGTCATTAAAGAAGCAAGGGCCTTCATGTTTAGACTCCGTATTTACCCTTTAGTCTCAGCAACACCAAGGCTGACTCAGAGGTGTCTCAAGTTTATGCTTGCTGGAATTACTGAACCAAACATTGTTTACCTCTTGGGACCCTATGCCAGGGTCAGTTAACTAGAGTTGCTCCTTTCCAATGAGGTGGTTCTCATCTCTTCTGAGATGTTTAGAGATATATGCCTCAAATATACTAAGTTTACTTCCTCTCTGTATTATCTCCCCACCAAACAAACGGAAAAAAAATGTACACCAACATAATTTAGTCTTAAGCTTTGCTGGTAGCAAGAATCTTATATTTTCTAGACCTTAAGGTATTTTCCAAACAAACATCAGCATATCTTCAACTTTGTCTAGGCTTATCTACTCAACTAAAACTTCCTTCACATCTCCAGTTTTACTTAAGGAGTACTTTCAGCATTAGGATAAAACTATGATCTGCTTACTCTTACCTTTACAAAGTCTTGCCTGAGAAATAAAAGTGATAATCTTTATCCAAAGGATTTAGCACAATGCttggtgattattattattattattattattaatttatctttattgttgaaagtattacagatgtcctcttttttccccccattggcccctccATCCTGCACC comes from Eptesicus fuscus isolate TK198812 chromosome 1, DD_ASM_mEF_20220401, whole genome shotgun sequence and encodes:
- the LOC103302990 gene encoding LOW QUALITY PROTEIN: protein FAM200C-like (The sequence of the model RefSeq protein was modified relative to this genomic sequence to represent the inferred CDS: inserted 2 bases in 1 codon; deleted 1 base in 1 codon; substituted 1 base at 1 genomic stop codon), giving the protein MPEDPPQKDLMEETKEPHPTPSTKVPGIYPSLKSLNKTSFDDKLSPEDQETLDEQAAHCHDGEDPWAQIQVAGLKAWRRLPPKDSATTSLAKIRQGADEPYSDLISRLTDAAERLVGGGETESAFVKHLAYENANPICQETIRPHRCGNLSDYIKLCSANYPMTMDLVEKNIXRKYSDDFLQYGFTSIITTGIEKQQCVICCEVRSAESMTPKKLKCHFDSKHLSFSSKDTNYFRSKKARLDTGGKYHKQNVAAIEASYLVALRIARAMKPHTIAEDLLLPAAKDIVQVMIGDEFVMKLSAISLSNNTVRRRIDDMSADILDQVIQEIKSAPLPIFIIQLDESTDVANCSQLLVYVRYINDGDFKDEFLFCKPLETTTTARDVFDTVGSFLKKHKISWEKVCGVCTDGAPAMLGCXSGFQCLVLNESPKVIGTHCMIHRQILAMKTLRQELQEVMKNLISSVNFVKASTLNSQLFLQLCNELDALNNVLLFHTEVRWLSRGKVLNRVFELRDELKTFFNQKARPQFEALFSDKSELQKIAYLVDIFAILNELNLSLQGPNATCLDLSEKIRSLQMKLQLWQKKLDENKIYMLPTLSAFFEEHDIEPDKRITMIISVKEHLHMLADEMSSYFPNLPDTPFALARSPFTVKVEDDPETPQEEFIELNSDAVRTDFSTMPVTKFWIKCLQSYPVLSETVLRLLLPFPTTYLCETGLSSLLVIKSKYRSRLVEDDLRCALAKTAQRISDLVRKKQSQASQRR